In Actinobacillus indolicus, a single genomic region encodes these proteins:
- the glgB gene encoding 1,4-alpha-glucan branching protein GlgB, producing the protein MKDLAANITSFKQENTFIEQLVNGCCQDPFAYLGIHQVDDGVIIRAYLPEAEQVTVINDNSEPIVQMEQIDDRGFFAANLVGEKTDLSYRLLVRYAHTEIDIEDPYRFQSHFSDLDNWLLSEGTHVRPYEKLGAHLVTQNEVGGIHFSLWAPNARRVSVVGDFNYWDGRRHSMRFHQTSGIWDIFVPNLPKGTLYKFEILDKNGQIRLKSDPYAFSAQFRPDTASVASGLPAIVESDEKRRRANDPDQPISVYEVHLGSWRRNLENNYWLNYEEIANELIPYVKEMGFTHIELLPVTEFPFDGSWGYQPTGIYAPTSRFGSPEGLRTLISKAHEAGINVILDWVVGHFPTDEHSLAYFDGTHLYEHSDPKEGYHQDWNTLIFNYGRHEVRNYLTGNALYWIERFGIDALRVDAVASMIYRDYSRKDGEWIPNRYGGRENLEALDFLRSTNDMLAKEGKGGVTIAEESTSFAGITHPTENHGLGFDYKWNMGWMNDTLRYMKTDPIYRKYHHDLMTFGMIYQYSEKFMLPLSHDEVVHGKCSLLGKMPGDCWQQFANLRAYYGYMWGYPGKKLLFMGNEFAQGREWNYQESLDWFLLNDEHGGWHKGMLNWVRDLNRIYRQYPALYQLDYDPAGFEWLVVDDAEQSVFAFERKAKDGSSIIVVSNFTPIPRDNYRFGVHEDAEYKEILNSDSAYYMGSNLGNFGTIQCEEIESHGKPYSISLTIPPLATIFIVKEAKPQAVRKAKKFAKKTEELKETEPKAVKAKTESKTVKAKVTKLKKK; encoded by the coding sequence ATGAAAGACCTTGCAGCCAATATTACTTCGTTTAAGCAAGAAAATACCTTTATAGAACAGCTTGTCAATGGCTGTTGTCAAGATCCTTTTGCTTATTTAGGGATTCATCAAGTTGATGATGGCGTGATTATTCGGGCTTATCTACCTGAAGCAGAACAGGTGACGGTTATTAATGATAACAGTGAGCCGATTGTGCAGATGGAACAAATTGACGATCGTGGCTTCTTTGCTGCGAATTTGGTTGGTGAAAAAACTGACCTTTCCTACCGCTTGTTAGTGCGTTACGCCCACACTGAAATTGATATTGAAGATCCTTACCGTTTCCAGTCCCATTTTTCCGATTTAGATAATTGGTTACTTTCCGAAGGAACTCACGTTCGTCCTTATGAAAAATTAGGTGCTCATCTTGTTACCCAAAATGAAGTTGGCGGTATTCACTTTAGCCTTTGGGCACCGAATGCTCGCCGTGTCTCTGTGGTGGGGGATTTTAACTATTGGGACGGTCGTCGCCATTCAATGCGTTTTCATCAAACCAGCGGTATTTGGGATATTTTTGTACCAAACTTACCAAAAGGAACGCTCTATAAATTTGAAATTTTAGATAAAAATGGGCAAATCCGTTTGAAATCAGACCCTTATGCGTTCTCTGCACAATTCCGTCCTGACACGGCTTCTGTTGCTTCCGGTTTACCTGCGATTGTTGAGAGTGACGAGAAACGTCGTCGTGCAAACGATCCTGATCAGCCGATTTCTGTCTATGAAGTGCACTTAGGCTCTTGGCGACGTAATTTAGAAAATAATTATTGGCTAAATTATGAAGAGATTGCGAATGAATTAATTCCTTATGTGAAAGAGATGGGCTTTACCCATATTGAGTTATTGCCAGTTACAGAGTTCCCGTTTGATGGCTCTTGGGGTTATCAACCAACAGGAATTTATGCCCCAACCAGCCGTTTTGGTTCACCTGAAGGTTTACGCACTTTAATCAGCAAGGCTCACGAAGCAGGGATTAATGTGATTTTAGACTGGGTAGTAGGGCATTTCCCAACCGATGAACATAGTCTGGCGTATTTTGATGGTACTCATCTGTATGAACATTCCGATCCAAAAGAAGGCTATCACCAAGATTGGAATACTTTAATTTTTAACTATGGTCGCCACGAAGTGCGTAACTATTTGACGGGTAATGCACTTTATTGGATTGAGCGTTTCGGTATTGATGCGTTGCGTGTCGATGCGGTTGCGTCAATGATTTATCGTGATTACTCTCGCAAAGATGGCGAGTGGATCCCAAATCGCTATGGCGGTCGTGAGAATTTGGAAGCGTTAGATTTCTTACGTTCAACGAATGATATGTTAGCGAAAGAAGGCAAAGGTGGTGTGACTATCGCTGAAGAGTCCACCTCTTTTGCAGGCATTACTCACCCAACGGAAAATCACGGCTTAGGCTTTGATTATAAATGGAATATGGGGTGGATGAACGATACCTTACGCTATATGAAGACCGATCCGATTTATCGTAAATATCATCACGATTTGATGACCTTCGGTATGATTTATCAATATAGCGAAAAATTTATGTTACCGCTTTCCCACGATGAAGTCGTTCACGGTAAATGTTCGTTACTCGGTAAAATGCCTGGGGATTGCTGGCAACAGTTTGCAAACCTAAGAGCATATTACGGTTATATGTGGGGTTATCCGGGTAAAAAACTGCTCTTTATGGGTAATGAATTTGCGCAAGGACGTGAGTGGAATTATCAAGAGAGCTTGGATTGGTTCTTGCTTAACGATGAACACGGCGGTTGGCATAAAGGTATGTTGAACTGGGTGCGTGATTTGAACCGCATTTACCGTCAATATCCGGCACTCTATCAGTTGGATTACGATCCTGCTGGCTTTGAGTGGTTGGTGGTTGATGATGCAGAGCAATCTGTGTTTGCCTTTGAACGTAAAGCAAAAGATGGCTCAAGCATTATTGTGGTCAGCAACTTTACCCCGATCCCGCGTGATAATTACCGTTTTGGCGTTCATGAAGATGCAGAATATAAAGAAATTCTCAACTCAGACTCCGCTTACTATATGGGTAGTAACTTAGGGAATTTCGGTACTATTCAATGTGAAGAGATTGAGTCGCACGGTAAACCATACTCTATTTCGCTGACTATCCCACCGCTTGCGACGATTTTTATCGTTAAAGAAGCAAAACCACAAGCGGTAAGAAAAGCAAAAAAATTTGCAAAAAAGACGGAAGAGTTGAAAGAGACAGAGCCAAAAGCGGTTAAAGCGAAGACGGAAAGTAAAACTGTTAAAGCAAAAGTGACAAAATTGAAAAAGAAATAA
- a CDS encoding aspartate aminotransferase family protein: protein MNSQQIKTLDHQHIAQTYGRFDLALSHGKGCLVWDFEGKQYLDFTSGIGTNSLGWAEESWVSAVVNQASKLQHVSNLFYTEPAAKLSEKLTACSGLKRAFFCNSGAEANEGAIKAARKYSFDKYGKGRYTIISLQNSFHGRTISTLSATGQDTFHQFFFPFTEGFEHLPANDISALKTRLAQGDVCGVMIEIVQGEGGIFTLEEEYLATLQQLCASQDILLMIDEVQTGIGRTGKFLAYQHFNLQPDLVTLAKGLGGGLPIGAILFGEKCQNTFGKSDHGSTYGGNPVCCAAANAVLDQLTPTFLADVKVKGDKLRAALLNLPKVKSVSGLGLMLGIEFEEGIKATDVVNQGIQKGLLTLTAKHKLRLLPPLIISHEQIDEGVKILKDILQKI from the coding sequence ATGAATAGCCAACAAATTAAAACTTTAGATCATCAACATATCGCTCAAACTTATGGGCGTTTTGATCTCGCCCTTTCCCATGGAAAAGGCTGTCTTGTATGGGATTTTGAAGGAAAGCAATACCTTGATTTTACCAGTGGCATCGGAACAAATAGTCTCGGCTGGGCGGAAGAAAGCTGGGTGTCCGCCGTCGTTAATCAAGCCAGTAAACTACAACACGTTTCCAACCTTTTCTATACTGAACCTGCTGCAAAATTATCGGAAAAACTGACCGCTTGTTCGGGACTAAAACGCGCATTTTTCTGTAATAGTGGCGCTGAAGCAAATGAAGGGGCAATTAAAGCTGCACGTAAGTATAGCTTTGATAAGTACGGCAAAGGACGTTATACCATTATTAGCTTACAAAATTCATTTCATGGCAGAACGATTTCTACCCTTTCAGCCACAGGACAAGATACCTTTCATCAGTTTTTCTTTCCGTTTACTGAAGGCTTTGAACATCTTCCTGCCAATGATATTTCAGCCCTTAAAACCCGCTTAGCGCAAGGGGATGTTTGTGGTGTGATGATTGAGATTGTACAAGGTGAAGGTGGTATTTTTACCTTAGAAGAAGAGTACCTTGCCACATTACAACAACTCTGTGCATCACAAGATATTTTATTGATGATTGATGAAGTACAAACAGGGATTGGAAGAACAGGAAAATTCCTTGCTTATCAACATTTTAACCTACAACCTGATCTGGTGACATTAGCCAAAGGCTTAGGGGGTGGTTTACCGATTGGTGCTATCCTATTTGGCGAAAAATGCCAAAACACCTTTGGTAAAAGCGATCATGGTTCAACCTATGGCGGAAATCCCGTTTGTTGTGCAGCTGCAAATGCGGTACTCGATCAACTTACCCCAACATTTTTAGCGGATGTTAAAGTCAAAGGCGATAAACTCCGCGCTGCGCTACTGAATCTACCTAAAGTAAAAAGCGTCAGCGGATTAGGATTAATGCTCGGTATTGAGTTTGAAGAAGGTATAAAGGCAACTGACGTAGTCAATCAAGGTATCCAAAAAGGTTTATTGACGCTCACCGCAAAACATAAACTCCGTTTATTACCCCCGCTTATCATTAGTCATGAACAGATTGATGAAGGGGTGAAAATTTTAAAAGACATTCTTCAAAAGATCTAA
- the argB gene encoding acetylglutamate kinase — protein MQQSQVNLLADIMASAYPYIKKYQDKIIVVKYGGNAMINEELKLAVMQDLLLLNQMGIKVVLVHGGGPEISQGLKLIGKESKFINGLRVTDKESMDIVLQMLAGKVNKSLVALLKGKGIGLCGIDGQMLLCEPINEELGYVGEVKAVNTTLLDFALQSGFIPVISTVGVDEQGAAYNINADTAASKIAIALGAEKLINMTDIVGVLKDRFDDTTLIPQIEISEVDSLINQGIITDGMIPKIACCIDCIREGVKSAAIIDGRVPHALLIDTFTTQGNGTLFYKKD, from the coding sequence ATGCAACAATCACAGGTGAATTTACTCGCCGACATCATGGCAAGTGCCTATCCTTATATCAAAAAATATCAAGATAAAATCATTGTGGTCAAATACGGTGGCAATGCAATGATTAATGAAGAACTTAAACTGGCTGTTATGCAAGATTTATTACTCTTAAATCAAATGGGTATTAAGGTTGTGTTAGTGCATGGTGGTGGACCTGAAATTTCTCAAGGGCTAAAACTGATTGGTAAAGAAAGCAAATTTATCAATGGGTTACGAGTCACAGATAAAGAAAGCATGGATATTGTGCTACAAATGCTCGCTGGGAAGGTCAATAAAAGCCTAGTTGCTCTATTAAAAGGCAAAGGCATCGGCTTATGTGGGATCGATGGACAAATGCTACTCTGTGAGCCAATCAATGAAGAATTAGGTTACGTTGGGGAAGTAAAAGCAGTCAATACGACACTACTTGATTTTGCGTTACAGTCTGGATTTATCCCTGTTATCTCGACAGTAGGCGTTGATGAACAAGGCGCTGCTTACAATATCAATGCAGATACTGCGGCAAGTAAAATTGCGATTGCACTCGGTGCAGAAAAATTAATCAATATGACCGATATTGTGGGCGTACTCAAAGATCGCTTTGATGACACCACATTAATTCCCCAAATTGAAATATCTGAAGTAGATAGCCTTATCAATCAAGGGATTATCACCGACGGTATGATCCCTAAGATCGCATGTTGCATTGACTGTATTCGTGAAGGGGTAAAATCGGCTGCGATTATTGATGGTAGAGTTCCCCATGCATTACTGATCGACACCTTCACTACCCAAGGTAATGGCACACTTTTTTATAAAAAGGATTAA
- the argC gene encoding N-acetyl-gamma-glutamyl-phosphate reductase translates to MAKHKIFVDGAVGTTGLRIHERLSTQSDIELLALPEHQRKDLSARLAMIAQADLTLLCLPDDAAKEIVALAPKESKICDTSTAHRTQSDWVYGFAELSHQAEKIAQSNRVAVPGCHATGFIALVRPLIEKGALSADYPLICHSLTGYSGGGKSMIAEYQDDTRSVEFDAPRMYGLNLNHKHLPEMMAMTSSSTAPIFTPVVADYYSGMLVTVPLPLSALNAGYTSGEKIASLLSDYYQGKKLVSVHHLNTMPTPMMAANQLSGKDNLEIFVYANANQLVLMALFDNLGKGSSGAAVQCMNMMLGRDETAGLTI, encoded by the coding sequence ATGGCTAAACATAAAATTTTTGTTGATGGTGCAGTAGGTACAACGGGGCTACGCATTCATGAACGTTTATCAACGCAATCCGATATTGAACTCTTGGCGTTACCTGAACATCAGCGAAAAGATCTTTCTGCACGTTTAGCCATGATAGCTCAAGCTGATCTCACCTTACTCTGTTTGCCAGATGATGCAGCCAAAGAAATTGTGGCACTTGCACCTAAAGAAAGCAAAATTTGTGATACATCAACAGCACATCGTACTCAATCTGATTGGGTCTATGGCTTTGCCGAACTCTCTCATCAAGCTGAAAAAATTGCTCAATCCAATCGCGTCGCTGTGCCAGGTTGTCATGCAACAGGCTTTATTGCCCTTGTGAGACCGTTAATTGAGAAAGGTGCATTATCTGCGGACTATCCATTAATTTGCCACTCTTTAACGGGCTATTCTGGCGGTGGAAAATCAATGATTGCAGAATATCAAGATGATACAAGATCCGTTGAATTTGATGCCCCAAGAATGTATGGCTTAAACCTTAACCATAAGCATCTCCCTGAAATGATGGCTATGACGAGCAGTTCAACTGCGCCAATTTTTACCCCTGTGGTTGCTGATTATTATAGTGGTATGCTAGTAACTGTCCCATTGCCTTTATCCGCGTTAAATGCAGGATATACATCGGGAGAAAAAATTGCCTCATTATTAAGTGATTATTATCAAGGCAAAAAACTGGTGAGCGTACATCATCTTAATACCATGCCAACACCAATGATGGCTGCAAATCAACTGTCAGGTAAAGATAATCTTGAGATTTTTGTCTATGCCAATGCAAACCAATTAGTGCTCATGGCGCTGTTTGATAACTTAGGAAAAGGCTCATCAGGGGCAGCCGTGCAATGTATGAACATGATGCTTGGACGTGATGAAACCGCAGGCTTAACAATTTAA
- the aroA gene encoding 3-phosphoshikimate 1-carboxyvinyltransferase codes for MEKLTLQPIAHVEGEINLPGSKSLSNRALLLAALAKGTTQVTNLLDSDDIRHMLNALKALGVNYQLSDDKTICTVEGVGGAFHWQNGLSLFLGNAGTAMRPLTAALCLKGTEEAEVILTGEPRMKERPIKHLVDALRQAGASVQYLENEGYPPIAIRNTGIQGGKIQIDGSISSQFLTALLMTAPLASGDMEIEIIGDLVSKPYIDITLAMMKDFGVTVSHNNYQTFFVKGNQQYLSPQKYLVEGDASSASYFLAAGAIKGKVRVTGIGKNSIQGDRLFADVLEKMGAKITWGDDFIQAEQGELKGIDMDMNHIPDAAMTIAATALFSEGETVIRNIYNWRVKETDRLTAMATELRKVGAEVEEGEDFIRIQPLALDKFQHAEIETYNDHRMAMCFSLVALSNTPVTILDPKCTAKTFPTYFDEFGKICQ; via the coding sequence ATGGAAAAACTCACATTACAACCGATCGCCCATGTAGAAGGCGAAATCAATCTTCCTGGCTCAAAAAGCTTATCCAACCGTGCTTTATTATTAGCAGCACTTGCCAAAGGTACAACACAGGTCACCAATTTGTTAGACAGTGACGATATTCGCCATATGTTAAATGCGTTAAAAGCGTTAGGTGTGAATTATCAACTTTCAGACGATAAAACCATTTGTACCGTAGAAGGGGTAGGCGGTGCATTTCATTGGCAGAATGGGTTGTCACTCTTTTTAGGCAACGCAGGCACGGCAATGCGTCCGCTGACTGCGGCACTTTGTTTGAAAGGCACAGAAGAAGCGGAAGTGATTTTAACCGGTGAACCCCGCATGAAAGAGCGTCCAATCAAACACCTTGTGGATGCATTGCGTCAAGCGGGTGCTTCCGTTCAATATCTTGAAAATGAAGGTTATCCACCAATTGCGATTCGTAATACAGGGATTCAAGGCGGTAAAATTCAAATTGACGGCTCTATTTCTTCACAGTTTTTAACCGCATTATTAATGACAGCACCACTTGCTTCGGGCGATATGGAGATTGAAATTATCGGTGATTTAGTCTCTAAACCTTATATTGATATTACCCTTGCGATGATGAAGGATTTTGGTGTAACCGTATCTCACAATAATTACCAAACTTTCTTTGTTAAAGGCAATCAGCAATATCTTTCACCACAAAAATATTTAGTGGAAGGTGACGCATCTTCCGCGTCCTATTTCCTTGCAGCAGGTGCGATTAAAGGAAAAGTGAGAGTGACGGGAATTGGTAAAAACTCCATTCAAGGTGACCGCTTGTTTGCCGATGTGCTGGAAAAAATGGGGGCAAAAATCACTTGGGGTGACGATTTTATTCAAGCAGAGCAGGGCGAACTTAAAGGGATTGATATGGATATGAATCATATTCCAGACGCAGCCATGACCATCGCGGCAACTGCATTGTTTTCTGAAGGTGAAACAGTAATTCGCAATATTTATAACTGGCGAGTGAAAGAAACTGACCGCTTAACGGCAATGGCAACAGAATTACGCAAAGTCGGTGCTGAAGTGGAAGAAGGGGAAGATTTTATCCGAATCCAACCGCTTGCATTAGATAAATTCCAGCACGCTGAAATTGAAACTTACAACGATCACCGTATGGCGATGTGCTTTTCGTTAGTGGCATTATCAAATACCCCAGTGACGATTTTAGATCCAAAATGTACGGCAAAAACCTTCCCAACTTACTTTGATGAGTTTGGAAAAATTTGTCAGTAA
- a CDS encoding IS1595-like element ISHps3 family transposase, whose product MRKSRLSQHKQNKLIELFVAGVTARTAAELVNVNKTTAAYYFYRLRLLIYQNSPHMEMFEGEIEADESYFGGTRKGKRGRGAVGKTAVFGLLKRDGKVYTVVVPNTQSATLLPIIREKVKPDSIVYTDFYRSYDVLDVSEFNHFRINHSTHFAEKQNHINGIENFWNQAKRHLRKFNGIPKAHFELYLKECEWRFNHSNLKSQISILKQLVKGSLS is encoded by the coding sequence ATGAGAAAAAGTCGTCTAAGTCAGCATAAACAAAATAAACTCATTGAGCTGTTTGTGGCAGGTGTCACTGCTCGAACAGCGGCTGAGTTGGTAAATGTAAATAAAACGACAGCAGCCTATTACTTCTATCGTCTGCGATTGCTTATCTATCAAAACAGCCCACATATGGAGATGTTTGAAGGTGAAATTGAAGCCGATGAAAGCTATTTTGGCGGCACTCGCAAAGGTAAACGAGGTCGTGGAGCTGTGGGTAAAACCGCTGTATTCGGGCTTTTAAAGCGTGATGGTAAGGTGTATACCGTCGTTGTACCGAATACTCAATCTGCGACACTTTTACCGATTATTCGAGAAAAGGTGAAGCCTGACAGCATTGTTTACACCGATTTTTATCGAAGCTATGATGTTCTTGATGTGAGTGAGTTTAATCATTTTCGTATCAATCACAGTACTCATTTCGCAGAAAAACAAAATCATATAAACGGAATTGAGAATTTTTGGAACCAAGCTAAACGTCATTTACGCAAGTTTAACGGTATTCCCAAAGCACATTTTGAGTTGTATTTGAAGGAATGCGAATGGCGTTTTAATCACAGTAACTTAAAATCTCAAATTTCCATTCTAAAACAATTAGTTAAGGGCAGTCTAAGTTAG
- the polA gene encoding DNA polymerase I, protein MATIAQNPLVLVDGSSYLYRAFHAFPPLTNKQGEPTGAMYGVLNMLKSLIAQVEPSHIAVVFDAKGKTFRDELFEQYKSHRPPMPDELRSQIQPLHAMIKALGIPLLSIEGVEADDVIGTLAVQASQAGKHVLISTGDKDMAQLVNDHIMLINTMNNTLLDREGVIEKYGIPPELIIDYLALLGDSSDNIPGVKGVGEKTAIALLQGIGSMQAIYANLDKVAELSFRGAKTFAPKLEAEKETAGLSYLLATIKTDVALDVTYDQLLTQPQQRDQLVELFGRYEFKRWLNEVMNDANPVTQTSAEKIPNNYQATQAVSAEQKSAPFAKISIDRTAYDCVNSPELFTKWLAKLQMAELVAVDTETDNLDAMQANLVGISFGLENGEACYIPLAHKGKIAQPTQVDLFGESKTELDEIEALLPNQLNKADCLAQLKPILENLNIRKIGQNIKYDLTIFARNGIELQGVAFDTMLQSYTLDSTGRHNMDDLAERYLGHQTIPFEELAGKGKNQLTFDQIELDKATEYAGEDAEITMKLHQLLWSELQKTPELVKLFEQIEMPLVSVLSRVERNGVLIDPAKLLAHSVEIEQRLKELETLVHQEAGEVFNLASTKQLQEILFNKLGLPILKKTPKGAPSTNEEVLEELAQMGHQVPVLLMEHRGLSKLKSTYTDKLPQMINAQTGRVHTSYHQAVTATGRLSSSEPNLQNIPIRNEQGRRIRQAFIARDGYVILAADYSQIELRIMAHLANDANMIKAFAEGKDIHRSTAAEIFGVPLEAVTSEQRRSAKAINFGLIYGMSEFGLANQLGISRTDAKKYMELYFQRYPAVQQFMLDIREKAAEKGYVETLFGRRLYLPEINSSNQMRRKAAERVAINAPMQGTAADIIKVAMIGIDQAVRNCEDIAMIMQVHDELVFEVKADRVEHYTQLIKAEMEKAIELKVPLIAEVGVGSNWDEAH, encoded by the coding sequence ATGGCAACAATCGCACAAAATCCGCTCGTTTTAGTGGACGGTTCGTCCTATTTATATCGTGCATTCCACGCATTTCCCCCTTTAACTAACAAACAAGGTGAGCCAACGGGGGCGATGTATGGCGTGCTGAATATGTTAAAAAGCCTGATTGCACAGGTTGAGCCAAGCCATATTGCCGTCGTGTTTGATGCGAAAGGGAAAACTTTCCGTGATGAGCTGTTTGAACAGTATAAGTCCCACCGTCCGCCGATGCCCGATGAGCTTCGTTCGCAGATCCAACCTTTGCACGCAATGATTAAGGCATTGGGTATTCCGCTGTTGTCGATTGAAGGGGTGGAAGCTGATGATGTGATTGGCACGCTTGCGGTGCAGGCTTCACAAGCAGGTAAGCACGTTTTAATCAGTACGGGCGATAAAGATATGGCTCAACTGGTGAACGATCATATTATGTTGATTAACACGATGAACAATACCTTGTTAGATCGTGAAGGCGTGATTGAAAAATATGGTATTCCGCCTGAGTTGATCATCGACTATTTAGCCTTATTGGGCGACTCGTCCGATAATATTCCTGGGGTAAAAGGTGTGGGTGAGAAAACGGCGATTGCGTTGTTGCAAGGCATTGGCTCAATGCAAGCGATTTATGCAAATTTAGACAAAGTTGCAGAGTTATCATTTCGTGGGGCAAAAACCTTTGCACCAAAACTGGAAGCAGAAAAAGAAACGGCCGGTCTCTCTTATCTATTAGCGACAATCAAAACCGATGTTGCCCTTGATGTCACCTACGATCAGCTTCTTACTCAACCCCAACAGCGAGATCAACTGGTGGAACTGTTTGGTCGCTATGAATTTAAACGCTGGCTGAACGAAGTGATGAATGACGCAAATCCAGTGACACAAACATCAGCAGAGAAAATCCCGAACAATTATCAAGCCACACAAGCGGTCAGTGCTGAACAAAAATCTGCACCTTTTGCAAAAATTTCGATAGATCGTACCGCTTACGATTGCGTGAACAGCCCTGAGCTGTTTACCAAATGGCTAGCAAAATTGCAAATGGCAGAGCTTGTGGCAGTGGATACCGAAACAGATAATTTAGATGCAATGCAAGCGAATTTAGTCGGGATTTCGTTTGGCTTAGAAAATGGCGAAGCGTGCTACATTCCGCTGGCACACAAAGGCAAAATTGCACAGCCGACCCAAGTGGATCTGTTTGGTGAAAGTAAAACGGAGCTCGATGAAATCGAAGCGTTACTGCCTAACCAGTTGAACAAAGCAGACTGTTTGGCACAGCTAAAACCGATTTTAGAGAACCTAAATATCCGCAAAATTGGGCAGAATATCAAATACGATTTAACGATTTTTGCCCGCAATGGCATTGAGCTACAAGGGGTTGCTTTTGATACGATGTTGCAATCTTACACCCTAGACAGCACCGGTCGTCACAATATGGACGATTTGGCAGAGCGTTATTTGGGACATCAAACTATTCCTTTTGAAGAGTTGGCAGGCAAGGGCAAAAATCAGCTTACCTTCGATCAAATTGAACTGGATAAAGCGACAGAATATGCCGGGGAAGATGCCGAAATTACAATGAAATTGCACCAGCTCTTATGGTCTGAACTGCAAAAAACGCCTGAATTGGTGAAACTGTTTGAACAGATAGAAATGCCGTTGGTGAGCGTGCTTTCCCGTGTAGAACGAAACGGCGTATTAATCGATCCTGCCAAACTGTTGGCACATTCGGTAGAGATCGAACAACGTTTAAAAGAGCTTGAAACCCTTGTACATCAAGAAGCTGGTGAAGTGTTTAACCTTGCGTCTACCAAACAACTGCAAGAGATTTTATTTAACAAACTCGGCTTACCGATTTTGAAGAAAACCCCGAAAGGTGCGCCATCAACGAACGAAGAAGTGTTGGAAGAACTGGCTCAAATGGGACACCAAGTGCCGGTGCTGTTGATGGAACATCGTGGCTTGAGCAAGCTGAAATCGACCTACACCGATAAACTACCGCAGATGATTAACGCACAAACAGGGCGAGTGCATACTTCATATCATCAAGCGGTGACGGCAACAGGGCGACTTTCATCAAGCGAACCGAATTTACAAAATATTCCGATCCGCAACGAGCAGGGCAGACGTATCCGTCAAGCCTTTATCGCCCGTGATGGCTATGTGATTTTGGCGGCGGACTACTCGCAAATTGAGTTACGCATAATGGCCCATCTTGCTAATGATGCGAATATGATCAAAGCCTTTGCCGAAGGTAAAGACATTCACCGTTCTACGGCGGCGGAAATTTTTGGCGTGCCGTTGGAAGCGGTGACCAGTGAACAACGCCGTAGTGCCAAGGCGATTAACTTCGGTTTGATTTATGGAATGTCTGAATTTGGTTTGGCAAATCAACTTGGCATTTCTCGTACCGATGCAAAAAAATATATGGAACTTTACTTCCAGCGTTATCCAGCGGTGCAACAGTTTATGTTAGACATTCGTGAAAAAGCCGCTGAAAAAGGCTATGTTGAAACCCTATTTGGTCGTCGTTTATATTTGCCTGAAATTAACTCAAGCAACCAAATGCGACGCAAAGCGGCAGAACGTGTTGCCATCAACGCCCCAATGCAAGGCACGGCGGCAGACATTATCAAAGTGGCAATGATCGGGATCGATCAAGCGGTGCGAAACTGCGAAGATATTGCAATGATTATGCAAGTACACGATGAATTAGTCTTTGAAGTCAAAGCCGACAGAGTAGAGCATTACACCCAACTGATTAAAGCCGAAATGGAAAAAGCGATTGAGCTTAAAGTGCCGTTAATTGCGGAAGTCGGAGTTGGAAGCAATTGGGATGAGGCGCATTGA
- the ilvN gene encoding acetolactate synthase small subunit, producing the protein MRRTLSVLLENESGALSRVVGLFSQRGFNIESLTVAPTDDPSLSRMTIVAQGDEQVLEQIEKQLHKLIDIFKVINLSHCEHIEREVLLLKVRAVGSVRDELKRMADIFRGQIVDITPKQYTIQLSGTSDKLNAFIDAVKTETTIVEIVRSGVISLSRGEKNSL; encoded by the coding sequence ATGCGTAGAACATTATCCGTCTTATTAGAAAATGAATCAGGGGCATTATCCCGTGTGGTTGGGTTATTCTCTCAACGTGGTTTTAACATTGAAAGCTTGACCGTAGCCCCGACTGATGATCCAAGTCTATCTCGTATGACGATTGTAGCTCAAGGCGATGAGCAAGTATTGGAGCAGATCGAAAAACAACTGCACAAACTGATTGATATTTTCAAGGTGATTAATTTAAGCCATTGTGAACATATTGAGCGTGAAGTGTTATTACTCAAAGTCCGTGCAGTTGGCTCGGTCAGAGATGAACTGAAACGTATGGCAGATATTTTCCGTGGTCAAATTGTCGATATTACGCCAAAACAATATACCATTCAGCTATCAGGAACGAGTGACAAACTTAATGCCTTTATTGATGCGGTGAAAACAGAAACAACGATTGTTGAAATTGTACGTTCAGGCGTGATTAGCCTTTCTCGTGGTGAGAAAAATAGTCTATAA